The window TGGAAGTAAGCCCaactttgaatttaaatattctggGCCTAAGAGTAAATGGTTAAGCAACATATTTAGTAATGATCCAAGTTGCTATAACTCGTGGAATACTATTAAGACATGGAACCCAATTTTAATCAGAATCggaaataacaaaagaaatcATAACCAATAATGTAAGTTTAGAAATTTCTTaaggaataataataataataataataataataataataataataataataataataataataataatgttagtATTAGTAATAGGTTTATCTTCATTCTAAATTGGATTAGTTTTAAAACTAAACTAGTACTTTCTCattgtaaaattttcaaaagggTACGTTCGCAAGTCGAGTTGGAACGAAAGATTCAAGTAAGGAAACTAAACGACCAAGGTGAGCTttcttatactaaaaatataaattatattttgtgaaaaactcGAACACATGTTCGTGATTTTAATgatgttgtcttgccataaatgtTTTGTGTATGATGCCTATCTGTTGGCTAAGGCCAAGTGAATTATGAATGATGATATATAagtcgaattcgggtcccagtgagggtggtgtccccgctcggactagtgtacacgggaTACCTCTGACCGTGAACGGACGGCAGAGAAGGTgaccgtggaaggtggccaccttcccggCACAAGGATACCTCTGTCATGATGGGCAGGGAAGGTGACCGTATAAGAACACCATCCCAGCGGCACAAGATGATCAGATATGGCAAAGTACAGGAAAATGGGCCcaaatgttaatattttagtaaGCTCAGGTCTTTTAATAAAATCCCTGAGTGTTACTGTAGTAATGgcttgacaatattttttttaaaaaaatgtatatgtgtattttttcGGCAATATGTTCACTGAGTACCTtcgtactcagccctgcatatatttctaaatgtgcaggttgatcGTGGAAGGGTTGATCAAGTGCTGTGGAGGGCAGACTTGTAGCTATATAAGAATAAAACTCTCGGAGGTTCATGTCTCCACACATGAACCGCGTTCTTTTGTTTCCGCTGTGCCGTTGATAAGGGCTCGCTTATTGTTAAATTTCTAAACTCTGATAAGTCGAACTTGTAAGAACAGTCTCTCGAGTCCCCTTGATcgaatatattttgttataagtAATATcctttaatattataatcgTGTGTCTCCTTATGTCTCGACTTTAATCTCCCCTAATTTCTATCCCCGCTTCTTATAATCCCTCCTTAGTCGCGATAAACCGAGTTATGCTATCATTAGCTAACTGCGGTCGTGACAGGATCTGATCGACACACACATTCTTTGTAGATGGTGTATCCCACGGTCTCAGACATTTTGTTCGAGTACCTCACCTTCGTGATGCTTGAGGGTGATGATCTCGGACTATTCTTAGCGCACTTCAGATGGCTTTGGGCGAGGGCTTACTCCGTCGGGGTCTCACACTTCGATGGTATTCAGCTACTGATCAGGCTCCTGCCCTCTGATTGGGTAGGTTACGCCCTTGACCTCACTCGTTACTACTTATTCCCTGTGCCCCCGTTCTTTGACGTTGTGGGGAACTTTCCGGAGTTCATCGGAGAGCTCCACCTATGCTTCATTCTGCACGGGCAGGCACCGAGGGGGCCATACATACGCCCAGGCGACCTGGCAGCTGTAGGGTTCGCCGGAGTGTTCCTGCAGCCGGTACCACCGCCCGAGCCGGTTGCTTCACCACCAGTTGCCCCACAGCCAGTTCCCCCACAGCCCGAGGACCTATTCCCTCTTTCGCCATCTTCCCTNNNNNNNNNNNNNNNNNNNNNNNNNNNNNNNNNNNNNNNNNNNNNNNNNNNNNNNNNNNNNNNNNNNNNNNNNNNNNNNNNNNNNNNNNNNNNNNNNNNNTTAAGGGGTACTAAGAACTTAGCTTGAATAACATAGGAATTTGTCGGAGAGACTTCCGACAGCAACCTCGGCACTCCGTCGCCGACAATCAACAGCCCACACTCCGAAAATCGTCACTGTTTTCATTcttaaaatctgaaattttggaaatttcaagtttcatcatcaaaaaaataaataaataaataaataaataaaataaaaattaaaatcttgataaagtaaaagggagagagagggaaaataGATGAACAAAAGAAGGTTGATCCCTATCTGTTGGAGAACGGCGTCGGAGGCGGAGGTAGTGCATGCCGGCGGTGAAGGGAGGAGAACCGAGAGAGGAAGAGGGGGAGGCCGCCGCGGCGAGCCGCCGTGTTCTCAGCCACGGCAGATCCGGAAGGGGGTCGGCGGAAGGCCTAGACGGCACCGACTCTTGTGCCGCCGAGCGGCGCCGCCGGAGGGGGAGAAGGAGAGAGCCAAGAGGAGGGAAGTGGCGGCCGTACGTGATGGAGGCGGAGGCTGCGGCAAGAGGTTGTCTAGCCCTAGTTGGAAGAAAACAAGCAGATAAaagggagagagagggaaaatgaaatagttctaaaattaaaaataaaataaataaataaataaataaataaaaaaactactactTTGAACTTTAAAGgttttaaagtttaaaattcTTACTTTTGTCACTGCTAAAAGCCTCACACCCGACAACTAACAGCCGCTGCCTCACGGCTCCAACGACAGCCTTCAGAGAGGCTGTTTAAGGATANNNNNNNNNNNNNNNNNNNNNNNNNNNNNNNNNtaataataataataataataataataataataataataataatgttagtATTAGTAATAGGTTTATCTTCATTCTAAATTGGATTAGTTTTAAAACTAAACTAGTACTTTCTCattgtaaaattttcaaaagggTACGTTCGCAAGTCGAGTTGGAACGAAAGATTCAAGTAAGGAAACTAAACGACCAAGGTGAGCTttcttatactaaaaatataaattatattttgtgaaaaactcGAACACATGTTCGTGATTTTAATgatgttgtcttgccataaatgtTTTGTGTATGATGCCTATCTGTTGGCTAAGGCCAAGTGAATTATGAATGATGATATATAagtcgaattcgggtcccagtgagggtggtgtccccgctcggactagtgtacacgggaTACCTCTGACCGTGAACGGACGGCAGAGAAGGTgaccgtggaaggtggccaccttcccggCACAAGGATACCTCTGTCATGATGGGCAGGGAAGGTGACCGTATGAGAACACCATCCCAGCGGCACAAGATGATCAGATATGGCAAAGTACAGGAAAATGGGCCCCCaatgttaatattttagtaaGCTCAGGTCTTTTAATAAAATCCCTGAGTGTTACTGTAGTAATGgcttgacaatattttttttaaaaaaatgtatatgtgtattttttcGGCAATATGTTCACTGAGTACCTtcgtactcagccctgcatatatttctaaatgtgcaggttgatcGTGGAAGGGTGGATCAAGTGTTGTGGAGGGCAGACTAGTAGCTATATAAGAATAAAACTCTCGGAGGTTCATGTCTCCACACATGAACCGCGTTCTTTTGTTTCCGCTGTGCCGTTGATAAGGGCTCGCTTATTGTTAAATTTCTAAACTCTGATAAGTCGAACTTGTAAGAACAGTCTCTCGAGTCCCCTTGATcgaatatattttgttataagtAATATcctttaatattataatcgTGTGTCTCCTTATGTCTCGACTTTAATCTCCCCTAATTTCTATCCCCGCTTCTTATAATCCCTCCTTAGTCGCGATAAACCGAGTTATGCTATCCTTAGCTAACTGCGGTCGTGAcagagtggtatcagagccaggttCCATGCTCTGAACCCGAGAGTCTTTTCAATAATCTCTAGTCTAGCATTGTTCCGCTAGACTTTTCGTCTAACAAGAGAGACTCCCAGCACCCACCCCAACACGCTCAACCAGGCAAAGGtaagttatttatatattgttttaaaaagCAAGCGTGTATCTCATATTTACAGATTTGTGTATTGAATATTATACTTAGCCGGGTAGAGCAGAAATGTATATTGCCAACGCTTTCCTGAGCTAGGCAAACGACACCAAGAACTTTATAACTACTATTCTCGAACGATAGTGAACATGTAGGATGTGATACAAAACTGACTTTTAGGACTCCTTCTAGTGCTCAATTACGACATAGTGAGGATACGACTCGTAGTGACATAGCATACGTATTGCATCACGTTTACTTTCTTACGCTTTATACGCACATTTATGTATGAGTATACGAGGATCTGATCGACACACACATTCTTTGTAGATGGTGTATCCCACGGTCTCAGACATTTTGTTCGAGTACCTCACCTTCGTGATGCTTGAGGGTGATGATCTCGGACTATTCTTAGCGCACTTCAGATGGCTTTGGGCGAGGGCCTACTCCGTCGGGGTCTCACACTTCGATGGTATTCAGCGACTGATCAGGCTCCTGCCCTCTGATTGGGTAGGTTACGCCCTTGACCTCACTCGTTACTACTTATTCCCTGTGCCCCCGTTCTTTGACGTTGTGGGGAACTTTCCGGAGTTCATCGGAGAGCTCCACCTATGCTTCATTCTGCACGGGCAGGCACCGAGGGGGCCATACGTACGCCCAGGCGACCTGGCAGCTGTAGGGTTCGCCGGAGTGTTCCTGCAGCCGGTACCACCGCCCGAGCCGGTTGCTTCACCACCAGTTGCCCCACAGCCAGTTCCCCCACAGCCCGAGGACCTATTCCCTCTTTCGCCATCTTCCCTGCTAGGACGTCGGACTCGCAGGGAGTTCGAGGCAGGGCCATCCCGTCTCCCCGTGGATGAGGATGACCTCTACCACATCAGCTCCTCGTCACCGAGCCTAGCCGGGACATCAGCGACCGACTCTGAGGCCAGGGAGCTACGAGCAGCTGCTgcggagaggaggaggaggggcaAGGCCCCCATTTCTTCTTCGGAGATGGAGGAGGACGAGCCGAAGGTCGTTGTGGGCACCGGTCGTCTACAGCCACTGCCACTCCCTACTGAGACTCGCCCAGAGACACCGCCGGGAGAGATAGTTCCTCCTACTCGCCAGGAGCCCACACCATGGGAGCGTAGGCCCCGTGCGTGGGCTAGGCGCCATTGGGGAGTCATCACCCGAGGACCACATGCGCCAGGAACCACTATGGAGTCGGCCTTCAACATCGACGAGAGCTCGGACGAGGAGGAGCCCGAGGAGGAGGAGTTAGGGACCGCAGAGAGTACTACCTAGACATCATGTTAGTGATGGGgtgtttatgtatatatatgtgtgtacaCCAGAAACGGATCCATTATGAGACTGTTCTGGTTTATGTTATGACTGGCTGTAGTATTTTGACATCACGGAAGTATTCGTGTGAGTGCTCCGTGACTTGACCTATTTTGACTAGCATCTGTTTAGTAACGGATGTGATATTTTGCGATGCCAAGAATGGTTGTATGAAAGTCCTCTGTGAGGCAATTTTTCCCTGTACATACACtcttatatatagatatatgttTGTTTGCTACTTCCTGTCTTTAGTAGAAATTGGTGATAATTGTTGGTGTAAAATAAAGTTCTTTTACTTCTTAATCTTTACAATAATAGTAACTCCTAAAGAAATGTTTTATCGATATAGAATGGCGCCAATGATAGCTGGACGACcccgaggaagaggaagaggaaggggACGTGGTAGAGGGCCGCGACCCGAGGTTGAAGAACAACGAGCAGACAACCCGCCACCATCTCCACCTCGATCACCTTCGCCTCCACCTGCCCCGATGGTGGATAGGACGATTGTGAACACTTTTCTGAAGAAGAACCCGCCAACCTTTGATGGAAGAGGCGACCCCGCAGAAGCAGAAGCGTGGATACGTACGCTAGAGCGCCTGTTTGACTTACTGCAGTGCACAGATCAGGAGCGTTTGATTTGTGCTTCACTCCAAATGACTGGGTCAGCAGATTACTGGTGGGAGGCCCGCAAGAAAACAATGACCCCGCATCAACTAGAAAGCCTAACTTGGGAGCGGTTCAAGACAGGAATTTACGACAAGTACATCCCCAAGAGCTATAAAAAGCAAAAGGAAACAGAGTTCTACAATTTAAAACAAGGACGTATGTCGGTAACGGAATATGATCGCGCCTTCTTTGACATGTCCAGATACGGAGCTGATCAAGTGGATACCGATGAAAAGATGTCCGAAAAATTTTGTGCTGGCTTGAGGCACGAAATAAGAGTAGCATTGGCCAGCCGTGGCATACTACCATATTCTGAAGCTCTGAAACTGGCACTGGATATCGAAGCTGCATTGCCTAAGGAGAAACCTACACCCAACCCCACAAACATGCCACTGCAGACCACGACCCAAGCCCCAAGGGACAAGAGAAAGTGGGAAGGGAACCAGAACCAGTGGGGACAAAAGAGGCCATGGCACGGACCACCCCGCCCTCAAAACTTTATAAGGCAGCATCCCTTCAACCCAACCGGATACACTCAGCCAAGGCCCAATCTCTGCCCCAAATGCAACAAACCCCACAGCGGAATCTGCAGGGCCGGAGAGATGACTTGTTACATTTGTGGAAAGAATGGCCACATCGCCAGGAACTGTCGAAATGGACCGCAGGGAAGAGGTGCACCAACTAATCCGCCGGCACAACGTCAACACATGCGAGCTCTGCAGGCAAATACTCAGAACAACCCACACCAAGCCCCGCATCCACAAAGACAGAGCCTCCCAACACAAGCCAGGGCGTATGCATTGGGACAGAACCAGCAGAAAAACAACCGCGGGAATCTGGCAGGTATGGGCACCCTACTGAATGTACCTGTTGTCCTATTGTTTGATACTGGTGCTTCGCACTCCTTTATATCCACCTCGTGTGTAGACACCTTAGAACTCCCAACAGAACCAGCAGAACCTAGAATGACGGTGTCCTCACCTGTAGGAGGAATCATAGAAATAACACAAAAGTGCTCGAACCTAGAAATCACGCTTGGAGAACGTAAGGTTATCGCTAATAACTTGGGGGTCATGAAAATGGGAGATGTCGATATCATACTAGGGATGGAATGGTTGACCAAGAACCATGCCACCATCAAGTGCAATGAAAGACAGATTTCTTTTCAAACTCCAGGAGTAGGGCAAGTCGACTTCCATGGAATCACTATGAATGAACGAAAATCTATAATTTCAGTCTTGCAAGCAGCCGCGCTGGTGAGAAAAGGGTGTCCCGCCTATCTCGTCTACTTGAGCGAGGAGCAGAAGGAAGAAAAGGAGATTGAAGACGTGGAGATTGTAAGAGAATTTCCAGATGTGTTTCCGGATACGCTGCCGGGACTACCCCCTGACAGACAACTAGAGTTCACCATTGATTTAGAACCAGGAGTTGCACCGATCTCTAAAGCGCCGTACAGGATGGCCCCAAAGGAACTGGGAGAACTCAAACTACAACTGCAGGAACTCTTAGACCTGGGTTTCATCAGACCCAGTGTATCGCCATGGGGAGCTCCTGTACTCTTCGTCAAGAAGAAGGATGGAACCTTGAGGATGTGCATAGATTACCGAGAATTGAACAAGGTGACACTCAAGAATAAATACCCATTGCCAAGGATAGATGATTTATTTGACCAGCTTAAGGGAGCCAGtgtattttctaaaattgatttaaGGTCTGGGTACCACCAACTAAAAATCCGGTCTGAAGACGTGCCCAAGACAGCTTTTCGGACCCGGTACGGTCACTATGAATTTGTAGTAATGCCTTTTGGACTGACCAATGCCCCTGCGGTGTTCATGGATTTGATGAATCGCATATTCCACCCATGATAcgcccggattttgcactattttaaggccattatttggtccatttttgtcatcaaaatcactctacatgtccattatttgcatattctatatattttggtattttgacgtgttttatgagaaatgtgcatatttgagccgaaaaggggagtaaaaacgcatagtctggaaatctggagtcgaCGGCGACcagcgaccgccggcgcccggcggtcgagctatgtggcggcccgcctcggaaatttacgctaggagaagagtctcgcccggcgaccgccggaggacatgtggcggtccgccaccgaagggtcagaatctctggactccaacgcggcgaccgccggccaaggtgcggcggcccgccggagaaaggcggcgaatccgaccagccctagatttgctccaagatttaccaaattttgaagatcttttccttctatgatgaggaataatcttcccctataaataggacctcaagcttcatcaagaGGGAGTTTTTTATCCGacacacaacaagaacacattcatagagatcaaaagctagagtacttcaattgtgcaaggagttgaagaaggatttcaagaacatcaagaacgacaaggattcaacctacgggttttatttgctttagttttatgttcaaattgctttcccttcaatctatgtttttagtttattcagtcatgtgtaactaaactcataggattctagggatgtgttagtagcaactttggttatacaattccgttttctatttaatatccgttttgtttttactttgtttcttccctaagttaatcatgatgcttcataattgagtgacacaattatgtatgattcaatacaacttgcttcataactgtgacagagttctagcgagttagatccacttagtaaacactacagttagcttcctttaaaacggcactgttaattgagagtgaggacttttcaatggtcttaggagctttttggagttacgtgttaggattgacaaccctaatgttagtaatcaacgtttgtatcacatgagcataagctaggtgactcgtcctttcaaagtattaactgtgctagggtattgtagtttggaatttgtataaccataaaagtgaacgcacatccctggaattctccttatctctatacttttctctccgtgatttgcttgttttagttgtttactgtttttaatatttactgttttcaaaaagttacaaaaattcttgtttctccagatagtaattgagttctagtagaagatagacactttgtgtacatcttccccgtgttcgatacccggtactaaccttttgctatactatacctactctgtatacttgcaggtatttattacaaacttattttacactttgttgtaaataagtttggggggatgaagtggtggaccgtgagtttagggttttctttttgtttgtttttgctttaattttccaaaaaccCGTAGGAgatttttgtgttctaaaaatgttttcttgaatccatgtcatgaacataacatgaagaacttagaaacacgcatgcttagggacacattagaccgagttgccaatgatattatattccatctatgtttaagtgtggcttaacgttttgataTGATGGTTgggtgaaaaggtgcataattagtgaattgcttgttcgccttgaatcgTGCTTCTACcttgtgagatttgagccttaaattctttcttgtgtgatttatctgtatgcatgtatatgtttctagaacttgctcctagtctgcctaagtttacatagtgtttaagttgatttaggaggatgttAGGCCGTCTTTTCTTAGCTActtttatatccaaaattttcgaccctctcaaatttttcctttggagccaattttgagcctttaagccttttctttggaagccaaaataaatgggggaacaattccttgggttagtatagtttttgttatcttcttttgtaaaggaattggagagataaggaggaaagtataaaaagtagtgtgcttaatattaagaaagtacaagttgcgaaattgagaaaaattccaaatatgtgcttgatcttagaaaaaaagagaaaggatgtgtaagaaagaaaaaagaaagagaaaaaagaaaaaaaaaaaaaaaaaaaaaaaaaaaaatatgtgtgaaaggttgtgaaaaaaaaaacgaaggATTGAAAGtaagttgaaggagaaaaataaagtgttagaaGTGCCTTAagttttagaaaagtggagtcatcttaactctacttgggatatttttatatttgagtcactttttagccaaatattcctcacctaccaaagagcctacgtTACAACCGAAAagaaagacctttcggacttttgatgcttaatcacattgagtagaggagggattagactttgagcaagcctatggtaaactttgcatgatgcatgatttgagtgattTACACTTTacctttatacactttgagagtgagagaaagaacacttcccatctttggaagtttgccacatgtgagtgcttgaattcaaggtgttccacgagttagtaatgaaagtgcactattaagccttgcttgatttgattgtgttaatacatgcttaatctattctttcatcttttgaggcaattatgacgtctagtccttgtgcattccgtgcgtctattcttgtgtctttagtgttttgttcgaggacaaacaaaaatgtaagtttgggggagttgatacgcccggattttgcactgttttaaggccattatttggtccgtttttgtcatcaaaatcactctacatgtccattatttgcatattctatacattttggtattttgacgtgttttgtgagaaatgtgcatatttgagccgaaaaggggagtaaaaacgcatagtctggaaatctggagtcagacggcgaccagcgaccgccgcgaagttgtacggcgaccgccggcgcccggcggtcagagctatgtggcggcccgcctcggaaatttacgctaggagaagagtctcgcccggcgaccgccggaggacatgtggcggtccgccaccgaagggtcagagtctctggactccaacgcggcgaccgccggccaaggtgcggcggcccgccggagaaaggcggcgaatccgaccagccctagatttgctccaagatttaccaaattttgaagatcttttccttctatgatgaggaataatcttcccctataaataggacctcaagcttcatcaaaagagagttttttttccgacacacaacaagaacacattcatagagatcaaaagctagagtacttcaattgtgcaaggagttgaagaaggatttcaagaacatcaagaacgacaaggattcaacctacgggttttatttgctttagttttatgttcaaattgctttcccttcaatctatgtttttagtttattcagtcatgtgtaactaaactcataggattctagggatgtgttagt is drawn from Salvia hispanica cultivar TCC Black 2014 chromosome 6, UniMelb_Shisp_WGS_1.0, whole genome shotgun sequence and contains these coding sequences:
- the LOC125195341 gene encoding uncharacterized protein LOC125195341: MAPMIAGRPRGRGRGRGRGRGPRPEVEEQRADNPPPSPPRSPSPPPAPMVDRTIVNTFLKKNPPTFDGRGDPAEAEAWIRTLERLFDLLQCTDQERLICASLQMTGSADYWWEARKKTMTPHQLESLTWERFKTGIYDKYIPKSYKKQKETEFYNLKQGRMSVTEYDRAFFDMSRYGADQVDTDEKMSEKFCAGLRHEIRVALASRGILPYSEALKLALDIEAALPKEKPTPNPTNMPLQTTTQAPRDKRKWEGNQNQWGQKRPWHGPPRPQNFIRQHPFNPTGYTQPRPNLCPKCNKPHSGICRAGEMTCYICGKNGHIARNCRNGPQGRGAPTNPPAQRQHMRALQANTQNNPHQAPHPQRQSLPTQARAYALGQNQQKNNRGNLAGMGTLLNVPVVLLFDTGASHSFISTSCVDTLELPTEPAEPRMTVSSPVGGIIEITQKCSNLEITLGERKVIANNLGVMKMGDVDIILGMEWLTKNHATIKCNERQISFQTPGVGQVDFHGITMNERKSIISVLQAAALVRKGCPAYLVYLSEEQKEEKEIEDVEIVREFPDVFPDTLPGLPPDRQLEFTIDLEPGVAPISKAPYRMAPKELGELKLQLQELLDLGFIRPSVSPWGAPVLFVKKKDGTLRMCIDYRELNKVTLKNKYPLPRIDDLFDQLKGASVFSKIDLRSGYHQLKIRSEDVPKTAFRTRYGHYEFVVMPFGLTNAPAVFMDLMNRIFHP